One Helicoverpa armigera isolate CAAS_96S chromosome 12, ASM3070526v1, whole genome shotgun sequence DNA window includes the following coding sequences:
- the LOC110374613 gene encoding odorant receptor 67c has protein sequence MITLSITCSFFTTKSLEFSQLSSHFSFYKAAIQISFCRFVEASGIMTKSNLKFEKLFKIATMSMRLNGSHPSIIRDTRWFIKFSIIMINTFCCCLFLIYSICCHDIKTGKFSEASKNGTMVIVSITITLKYMVLLYHQASIREIINIMEEDYRRAQDTSKEDLDIVVRYAERGQTVCKFWLVFGFGTSAIFPIKAFILMAYYTWKDKFVLVPLFDLTYPQPIEAYKNVTVVFWILFVVTFVFDVYASSMYVGFDPMLPIFMLHTCGQLDLLNLRISKLFVEAEDRAEIEEGLKKIICKLQDLYKLVDRVKKNYSILYEYNMKATTFLLPLTMFQIVEELRVKRINVEFISFFAASILHFFMPCYYSDLLMETSEKFRQAIYSCRWEKCYDKRIRQIVLFMMTRARIPMGITTVFYVINLDTFAEMCRQSYGIFNLMNAACE, from the exons ATGATTACTCTGTCAATAACATGCTCTTTTTTCACAACAAAATCACTGGAGTTCTCACAACTCTCATCgcatttttcattttacaaagCTGCAATTCAAATCAGTTTTTGTCGTTTCGTAGAGGCCAGCGGCATAATGACAAAATCtaatttgaaatttgaaaaacttttcaaaattgcaACAATGTCTATGCGCTTAAATGGATCGCATCCATCAATCATACGAGATACACGGTGGTTCATTAAATTTTCTATCATAATGATAAATACATTCTGCTGCTGTCTATTTCTTATATATTCTATATGTTGTCACGACATTAAAACTGGTAAATTTTCTGAAGCCAGCAAGAATGGTACTATGGTTATCGTTTCAATTACGATCACTCTTAAGTACATGGTGCTCCTGTATCACCAAGCTTCGATAAGAGAAATAATTAACATCATGGAGGAAGACTACCGACGTGCACAAGATACTTCAAAAGAAGACTTGGATATAGTAGTGCGTTATGCTGAAAGAGGCCAAACCGTGTGCAAGTTTTGGCTCGTGTTCGGTTTCGGCACTAGCGCCATCTTCCccataaaagcttttattctAATGGCTTATTACACTTGGAAAGACAAGTTTGTTCTCGTACCTCTCTTCGACCTAACATACCCTCAGCCAATAGAAGCTTACAAAAATGTGACTGTAGTTTTTTGGATCTTGTTCGTAGTCACTTTCGTGTTTGATGTTTACGCGTCTTCAATGTACGTTGGGTTCGACCCTATGCTTCCCATATTTATGTTACATACGTGTGGACAACTTGACTTGCTCAATCTTCGCATCAGTAAATTATTTGTGGAAGCCGAAGATCGTGCAGAAATAGAAGAAGgtttaaagaaaatcatttGCAAACTTCAGGATCTTTACAA atTAGTAGATCGCGTCAAAAAGAACTATTCCATTTTATACGAATACAACATGAAAGCGACTACATTTTTACTGCCACTCACTATGTTTCAAATAGTCGAA GAATTGCGAGTTAAACGGATAAACGTCGAGTTTATTTCATTCTTTGCTGCTAGCATTTTACATTTCTTTATGCCTTGCTATTACAGCGATCTTCTAATGGAAACG aGTGAAAAATTTCGTCAAGCAATATATTCGTGCAGATGGGAGAAATGTTACGACAAGCGCATACGACAAATTGTATTGTTCATGATGACGAGAGCCAGAATTCCTATGGGAATTACCACGGTGTTCTACGTGATTAATCTCGACACCTTCGCCGAG ATGTGTCGCCAATCCTACGGAATATTCAACTTAATGAATGCAGCTTGCGAATGA